A region from the Triticum urartu cultivar G1812 chromosome 1, Tu2.1, whole genome shotgun sequence genome encodes:
- the LOC125531071 gene encoding glycine-rich cell wall structural protein 2-like → MATSTKLVALGFVVLVSIGFADAARMLASTSSASGGGGGAGGGGGGGGSGESGWGGGSGSGGGSGYSESGGDWGNKWNFARGAGGGGGAGGGGGSNGGYGSGSGSGSGTGSGASGSASAPSGNGYANADGKGGGGGEGGGADGSTGSGAGSGLGKGYGESGISKAPAPAGGGDGTSYSDAGGTGNGGGGGNNGNGGGAGAGAGQAGNDDTSGGFANGGGRGNGGGTAGGGAEGPSVGVGSGTGSGAGQTGSTGSNGTGYATGMGGGMGGGNGGSINGGSGSGGGSGSGSGGGGYN, encoded by the coding sequence ATGGCTACTAGCACCAAGCTTGTAGCTCTTGGCTTTGTTGTCCTTGTGAGCATTGGGTTTGCCGATGCTGCAAGGATGCTCGCTAGCACCTCCAGTGCTTCGGGTGGTGGAGGTGGCGcgggaggtggaggcggtggcggtggGTCTGGTGAGAGTGGATGGGGTGGAGGGTCTGGATCAGGTGGAGGCTCAGGATATAGTGAAAGCGGAGGGGATTGGGGTAACAAGTGGAACTTCGCCAGGGGAgctggtggaggaggaggagctggGGGTGGCGGAGGATCAAATGGTGGATACGGGTCTGGCTCTGGATCCGGATCCGGCACCGGCAGCGGTGCGAGTGGCTCCGCATCAGCTCCTAGTGGCAATGGATATGCCAATGCTGATGGTaagggtgggggtgggggtgaaGGTGGCGGTGCAGATGGGTCTACCGGATCCGGAGCTGGCTCTGGCCTTGGCAAGGGATATGGTGAGAGTGGCATATCAAAGGCACCCGCTCCTGCTGGTGGTGGTGATGGTACCAGCTACTCTGATGCTGGTGGTACTGGTAACGGTGGTGGTGGCGGTAACAATGGAAATGGTGGTGGTGCCGGTGCTGGTGCAGGACAGGCCGGCAACGATGATACTTCTGGGGGCTTTGCGaatggaggaggaagaggcaACGGTGGTGGCACAGCTGGAGGCGGCGCCGAAGGTCCAAGCGTTGGAGTCGGGTCTGGCACTGGGTCTGGCGCGGGACAAACCGGTAGTACTGGCTCAAATGGCACAGGTTATGCCACCGGAATGGGTGGCGGCATGGGTGGTGGCAATGGTGGTAGCATTAATGGAGGAAGCGGTAGTGGTGGAGGCAGTGGATCCGGATCTGGAGGTGGCGGGTACAACTAA